One region of Miscanthus floridulus cultivar M001 chromosome 19, ASM1932011v1, whole genome shotgun sequence genomic DNA includes:
- the LOC136528266 gene encoding amino acid transporter AVT6E-like, whose amino-acid sequence MNTNYSALPLTYPSIELQAKSNAAANGIVNGHAKISKQDSFLGEVEDGVGGGGEHDELPLIGDGPAGPPEGSGVPAAVFNLATSIIGAGIMALPATMKVLGVAAGLVSILVMGVLSEITVELLVRFSAYCRALSYGEVVHRAMGRPASVVAQMCVIINNAGVLVVYLIIIGDVMSGSLKHIGVMDQLIGHGEWDNRKLLILVVLVIFLAPLCALEKIDSLSLSSAASVALAVVFVVVSCIIALIKIAEGKISMPRMGPDFSSRAAMLDLLVVIPIMTNAFICHFNVQPIYNELKEKTPQNMYKVGRISTVLCVVVYTLTALSGYLLFGEDTESDVLTNFDKDLGIRFSSLLNYIVRIGYVIHLVLVFPVVHFSLRQTVDTLIFGELATPSWKKTLALTVVLLALIYLGSTMIPNIWMAFKFTGATTGLALGFMFPALVALRLDKEGSRLGHGERLLSLGLLGLSIVVSVIGVVGNVYTLKSKSE is encoded by the coding sequence ATGAACACGAATTACTCGGCGCTCCCATTGACCTACCCCTCCATCGAGCTCCAAGCCAAATCTAACGCCGCCGCCAATGGCATCGTCAACGGCCACGCTAAGATCTCCAAGCAAGATTCGTTCTTGGGCGAGGTGGAGGACGgagtcggcggcggcggggagcacGACGAGCTGCCGCTGATTGGCGACGGCCCCGCCGGGCCGCCAGAGGGGTCCGGCGTGCCCGCCGCCGTGTTCAATCTCGCAACCTCCATCATCGGGGCCGGCATTATGGCGCTCCCGGCCACCATGAAGGTGCTCGGAGTCGCCGCTGGGCTCGTCTCGATCCTGGTCATGGGGGTCCTGTCCGAGATCACTGTCGAGCTGCTCGTGAGGTTCTCGGCCTACTGTCGCGCGCTGTCGTACGGCGAGGTCGTGCACAGGGCGATGGGCCGCCCGGCGAGCGTCGTGGCGCAGATGTGCGTCATCATCAACAACGCAGGAGTCCTGGTGGTGTATCTGATTATCATCGGAGACGTGATGTCAGGATCACTGAAGCACATCGGCGTCATGGATCAGCTGATTGGCCATGGCGAGTGGGATAATCGGAAGCTGCTGATCTTGGTGGTTCTTGTCATCTTCCTTGCACCATTGTGTGCGCTTGAGAAGATTGACTCACTAAGCTTGTCATCTGCTGCGTCAGTTGCCCTTGCTGTTGTGTTTGTGGTTGTGTCCTGCATCATTGCTTTGATCAAAATCGCCGAGGGCAAGATCAGTATGCCGAGGATGGGGCCAGATTTCAGCTCCCGAGCAGCAATGCTAGACCTGCTCGTCGTGATACCCATCATGACTAATGCCTTCATCTGTCATTTCAATGTCCAGCCAATCTACAATGAACTCAAGGAGAAGACGCCGCAGAACATGTACAAGGTTGGGAGGATCAGCACCGTGCTATGTGTAGTGGTGTATACCCTGACTGCCCTCTCAGGGTATCTCTTGTTCGGTGAGGACACCGAGTCTGATGTGCTCACCAACTTCGACAAGGATCTCGGGATCAGATTCAGCTCTTTGCTCAACTACATTGTCAGGATTGGGTATGTCATCCACCTGGTCCTCGTCTTCCCAGTTGTCCACTTCTCGCTCAGGCAGACAGTGGACACACTGATCTTCGGGGAGCTGGCGACCCCTAGCTGGAAGAAAACACTCGCATTGACAGTGGTGCTTCTAGCTCTCATCTACCTTGGCTCGACAATGATACCCAACATCTGGATGGCCTTCAAGTTCACCGGAGCTACGACAGGGTTGGCTTTGGGTTTCATGTTCCCAGCCCTGGTGGCATTGAGGCTGGACAAGGAAGGGAGTCGCTTGGGACATGGGGAGAGGCTCCTGTCACTTGGGTTGCTGGGGCTATCAATAGTTGTTAGTGTCATCGGAGTCGTTGGAAATGTATACACCTTGAAGAGTAAGTCTGAATGA
- the LOC136527277 gene encoding protein OS-9 homolog, whose protein sequence is MGFAGRVSALLFLLVAAAVATDQIFTSSGVPFGRSSREPRYSVEFHPIDSPFHPENGQESVPMASHEGKHYKCFLPVEDTKTMKSMLPQNATNSLIESERKIKPKEPDELLEILKDQCFYRHEGWWSYEFCYHGKMRQVHVDNDKVIQEFVLGEFDDDATAAYHENSTSELADDVHHVKDISKRYHVHLYTNGTVCDLTEIPRETEVRFVCSGPTVLISSVKEISSCKYVVTIQSPMLCKNPLFQQEKRTLSIHCNELPAKTESSMEDDSLPKEAQISIIPDQDELHDFPAYAT, encoded by the exons ATGGGCTTCGCTGGTCGGGTGTCCGCGCTGCTCTTCCTCCTGGTCGCCGCCGCTGTAGCAACCGACCAGATCTTCACCAGTTCAG GTGTGCCATTTGGGCGGAGTTCGCGTGAGCCAAGGTACAGCGTCGAATTCCACCCTATTGATTCGCCGTTCCATCCG GAGAATGGTCAGGAATCGGTACCAATGGCTAGCCATGAGGGGAAACATTATAAGTGCTTTCTACCAGTTGAAGACACCAAAACCATGAAGTCAATGCTCCCACAAAATGCAACTAATTCTTTAATAGAAAGTGAAAGGAAAATTAAGCCAAAGGAGCCAGATGAATTACTTGAGATTCTCAAGGATCAGTGTTTCTACAGG CATGAAGGTTGGTGGTCCTATGAATTCTGTTATCATGGGAAAATGAGACAGGTCCATGTAGACAATGACAAG GTTATTCAAGAATTTGTTCTAGGCGAATTCGATGATGACGCGACTGCTGCATACCATGAAAATAGCACCTCTGAGTTAGCTGACGATGTTCATCACGTGAAAGATATATCTAAGAG GTATCATGTTCACTTGTATACAAATGGGACTGTATGTGATCTCACAGAAATTCCCCGGGAGACAGAG GTTAGATTTGTCTGCTCGGGGCCTACTGTACTGATTAGTTCAGTCAAGGAGATCTCTTCCTGCAAATATGTTGTAACAATTCAGAGTCCGATGCTTTGCAAAAACCC TTTGTTCCAGCAAGAAAAACGAACCCTCTCCATCCACTGCAATGAGTTGCCTGCTAAAACGGAATCCAGTATGGAGGATGACTCGCTTCCAAAAGAAGCGCAGATTTCCATCATTCCCGATCAGGATGAGCTACATGATTTCCCAGCTTATGCTACATGA